The region AAGAGCAGGTCAGCTTTTAGCTGTTTATACAAAATAGACAAGAAAACTAGTTATATGTTGATTTGAGCGGTAATTACAAAAAGAATAGCCACGGATTAACACCGATTCGACACGGATAAATGCATTGTAGGGAAAAACCAGACACTAAAATCGTTGGTTTGAACACCTTGTTTTAACAAGTTTCAATTTCAAAGTATATTCGTAAAAAAAATCATGAAAAAACAGTGGCCTTAAAAAACTATACACCTTTAATAAATCCGTGTTCCATCCGTGTGCATCCGTGGCCTGAACATTTCTTGCTTACCCACACAGATCGACATAGAGCCAGAAAACTCCTGCTGCAATGCAAGAGAAAATTCGGTCAGGAAGGCTACTCTTCGGACAGGAGCTTGGGTTGGCGGCTTTGTTTAATCTGGCTGCGACGGCGCTTTTCCTGCAAACGCCGTTCATTTACCCCGGGGGGTATTTTTGTTTTAATTCGTGGTTTGGGAATTTCCGTGGCTTTGCGGATTAAATTCACCAGCCGGTCGACGGCATCTCTGCGGTTCTTTTCCTGGGTTCGAAATCGCCGGGCCGTGAGGATCAGGACGCCGTCTTCGGTCATTCTTTTGCCGGCCAGCCGAACCAGACGCTCACGAACCTCATCCGGCAGCGTGGGCGCATTTGCAACATCGAAGCGGAGCTGCACTGCGGTTGCAACTTTGTTGACATTCTGCCCGCCCGGACCGGAGGCACGGATGAAATCGAGCT is a window of candidate division KSB1 bacterium DNA encoding:
- the arfB gene encoding aminoacyl-tRNA hydrolase, with product MLQITDTISINENEIKLDFIRASGPGGQNVNKVATAVQLRFDVANAPTLPDEVRERLVRLAGKRMTEDGVLILTARRFRTQEKNRRDAVDRLVNLIRKATEIPKPRIKTKIPPGVNERRLQEKRRRSQIKQSRQPKLLSEE